One genomic window of Pirellulales bacterium includes the following:
- a CDS encoding dihydroorotate dehydrogenase — MGTHLVPRSAEPHEPLPYTRRHHLSRSHRSNWIDGSGNPRRGRERSLLAPPATDTLRASSRAGDRAARRAPLARGCSCDVTDSPLPLDVTLGRLHLPNPVLVASGTFGYAREMAGLVELARLGGIIPKTITRLARPGNRPWRTVETAAGMLNSIGLDNDGLEAFIDHHLPYLGSLGAPAIVSIAGRTIDEFVEMAARLDGLPGVAALELNISCPNVSGGVDFGTDPASCERVVGGVRRACGVPILAKLTPNVTDIAAVARGAEAGGADAISAINTCLGLGIDWRRRRPLLGNVLGGLSGPAIKPIALRCVYQIAKAVKTPIVGIGGIASIDDAMEFLVAGASAVQIGTANFYRPTAAIEILDALPAALASLGATRVADVVGTLELPQ; from the coding sequence ATGGGAACGCATCTGGTTCCTCGATCAGCCGAACCACATGAGCCCCTACCGTACACACGGCGGCATCATCTAAGTCGATCGCATCGATCGAATTGGATCGATGGGTCTGGCAATCCACGCAGGGGACGCGAGCGCTCGTTGCTCGCGCCGCCTGCCACCGATACATTGCGGGCGTCATCGCGCGCAGGCGATCGTGCCGCGCGACGCGCTCCACTCGCCCGCGGATGTTCCTGCGACGTGACTGATTCTCCCTTGCCACTGGACGTTACGCTCGGTCGACTGCATCTGCCGAACCCGGTCCTGGTGGCGTCGGGCACCTTCGGCTACGCCCGCGAAATGGCCGGGCTCGTCGAGCTCGCACGACTGGGGGGGATCATTCCCAAGACGATCACCCGCCTGGCGCGTCCCGGCAATCGTCCCTGGCGCACCGTCGAGACGGCGGCGGGCATGCTCAACTCGATCGGTCTCGACAACGACGGCCTCGAGGCCTTCATCGATCACCATCTCCCCTACCTGGGCTCGCTCGGCGCGCCGGCCATCGTGAGCATCGCCGGCCGCACGATCGACGAGTTCGTCGAGATGGCCGCGCGGCTCGACGGCCTACCCGGCGTGGCCGCCCTCGAGCTCAACATCTCCTGCCCCAACGTCAGCGGCGGCGTCGATTTCGGCACCGATCCCGCCAGTTGCGAACGGGTGGTCGGGGGCGTGCGGCGCGCCTGCGGCGTGCCGATCCTCGCCAAGCTCACCCCCAACGTGACCGACATCGCGGCCGTGGCGCGCGGCGCCGAAGCGGGCGGGGCCGATGCCATCTCGGCCATCAATACCTGCCTGGGCCTGGGCATCGATTGGCGCCGCCGCCGCCCTCTGCTGGGAAATGTGCTGGGGGGACTCAGCGGACCCGCCATCAAGCCGATTGCCCTGCGCTGCGTCTATCAGATCGCCAAGGCGGTGAAGACGCCGATCGTGGGCATCGGCGGCATCGCCTCGATCGACGACGCGATGGAATTCCTCGTCGCCGGCGCGTCGGCCGTGCAGATCGGTACGGCGAACTTCTATCGCCCCACGGCGGCCATCGAGATCCTCGACGCCCTGCCCGCCGCCCTGGCCTCGCTGGGCGCCACACGAGTAGCGGACGTCGTCGGCACGCTCGAGCTGCCCCAGTAG
- a CDS encoding integration host factor subunit beta has protein sequence MTKKEIVKTISDEIGLTQLKTKEIVQKTFDAIVETLVDERRIELRNFGVFEVKKRAARKARNPRTGTKVFVPEKYVVTFKPGKEMEERVRELERREGAAAAAQHAALHGPDSVSPTLGN, from the coding sequence GTGACCAAGAAAGAGATCGTCAAGACTATCTCGGACGAGATTGGGCTGACGCAGCTCAAGACGAAAGAGATCGTTCAGAAGACGTTCGACGCGATCGTCGAGACGCTCGTCGATGAACGACGTATCGAGTTGCGAAACTTCGGGGTGTTCGAGGTGAAAAAGCGTGCGGCTCGCAAGGCTCGCAATCCTCGCACCGGAACGAAGGTCTTCGTGCCCGAGAAGTATGTCGTGACGTTCAAGCCAGGTAAGGAGATGGAAGAACGCGTCCGTGAGCTGGAGCGCCGTGAAGGTGCGGCCGCTGCCGCTCAACACGCCGCCTTGCACGGGCCCGACTCCGTCTCGCCAACACTCGGCAACTAA
- a CDS encoding YkgJ family cysteine cluster protein: MSDEPWYKDGLRFKCTQCGDCCTGAPGYVWVNAAEIAAFAKRFDMPVEEFEKRYVRRVGIRKSLVEFANGDCVFFDTEKRCCTVYEDRPRQCRTWPFWQSNVRTPETWAQTCEACPGSGQGNLVPLERILDQLKVQRI, encoded by the coding sequence ATGAGCGACGAGCCCTGGTACAAGGACGGCCTGCGTTTCAAATGCACCCAGTGCGGCGACTGCTGCACCGGCGCCCCGGGCTACGTCTGGGTCAATGCCGCCGAGATCGCGGCCTTTGCCAAACGCTTCGACATGCCGGTCGAAGAGTTCGAGAAGCGCTACGTCCGCCGCGTCGGCATCCGCAAGTCGCTCGTCGAGTTCGCCAACGGCGATTGCGTCTTCTTCGACACCGAGAAACGCTGCTGTACGGTCTATGAAGACCGCCCGCGCCAGTGCCGCACGTGGCCCTTCTGGCAGTCGAACGTCCGCACGCCCGAAACCTGGGCCCAGACGTGCGAAGCCTGTCCTGGCAGCGGTCAGGGGAATCTCGTCCCCCTGGAGAGGATCCTGGACCAATTGAAGGTCCAGCGGATCTAA
- a CDS encoding aminotransferase class V-fold PLP-dependent enzyme — translation MSSQPRIYFDQAATSWPKPPAVYDAVESYLRENGAPLGRGSYGEALAVAKTVSDLRRRLARLLGAGDANQIVFGFNGTDVLNIAIHGLVRPGDHVVTTTVEHNSVLRPLRHFAETADVELTHVECDAEGVVSADAIDAAIRPETQLVVLSHASNVTGALQPVEAVAKLVRARKGPRLLIDAAQTAGHVPIEIDRWGIDLLATSGHKGLLGPLGTGVLYIRPGLEAEIASFRQGGTGTQSDDDRQPPTMPDKYEPGNHNVPGLAGLAAAVAYLEQRGIDSIRQQAEELTAQLLDGLRVIAGVTIHGPREPAHRVGVVSLSIEGYDPQELATTLETAFGIQTRAGIHCAPRMHAALGTLERGGTLRLSLGVFTTAEEITAALDAIRAIAAAGVPR, via the coding sequence ATGTCCAGCCAGCCGCGTATTTATTTCGACCAGGCCGCGACGAGTTGGCCCAAGCCGCCGGCGGTGTACGACGCGGTTGAGTCCTACCTGCGCGAGAACGGCGCGCCGCTGGGACGCGGCTCGTACGGCGAGGCCCTGGCCGTGGCCAAAACGGTCAGCGATCTCCGCCGTCGTCTCGCGCGGCTGCTGGGTGCGGGCGACGCGAACCAGATCGTCTTCGGCTTCAACGGCACCGATGTGCTGAACATCGCCATCCACGGTCTCGTCCGCCCCGGCGACCATGTGGTGACGACCACGGTCGAGCACAACTCGGTCCTGCGACCCTTGCGACATTTCGCCGAAACCGCCGATGTCGAACTGACGCACGTCGAGTGCGACGCCGAAGGTGTCGTATCAGCCGACGCAATCGATGCCGCCATCCGGCCAGAAACTCAACTCGTCGTCCTCTCGCACGCGTCGAACGTCACCGGCGCTTTGCAACCGGTCGAAGCAGTAGCCAAACTCGTACGTGCGCGGAAAGGTCCCCGCTTACTCATCGATGCCGCGCAAACGGCTGGACACGTGCCGATCGAAATCGACCGCTGGGGCATCGACCTTCTGGCCACGTCGGGGCACAAAGGACTCCTCGGTCCCCTTGGCACCGGCGTGCTCTACATCCGCCCGGGGCTCGAAGCAGAGATCGCTTCCTTCCGCCAGGGCGGTACCGGCACGCAAAGCGATGACGACCGACAGCCCCCGACGATGCCCGACAAATACGAGCCGGGCAACCATAACGTGCCGGGGCTGGCGGGGCTGGCTGCCGCGGTCGCCTATCTCGAACAACGCGGTATCGACTCCATCCGCCAGCAGGCAGAGGAGTTGACAGCGCAACTCCTCGACGGACTCCGCGTGATCGCTGGGGTCACGATCCACGGCCCGCGCGAGCCCGCGCACCGCGTGGGCGTTGTGAGCCTCTCGATCGAGGGATATGATCCGCAGGAGTTGGCCACCACGCTCGAGACCGCCTTCGGCATTCAAACGCGCGCGGGCATCCACTGTGCCCCGCGGATGCACGCGGCGCTCGGCACGCTCGAGCGAGGTGGCACGTTACGTCTGAGCCTGGGAGTCTTTACCACGGCCGAAGAAATCACGGCGGCGCTCGATGCCATCCGTGCCATCGCCGCCGCCGGTGTCCCCCGCTAG
- a CDS encoding asparagine--tRNA ligase, producing MRGTIADLHRHLGETVTLSGWVYNTRSSGKVAFVIVRDGSGLCQCVVAKTPETETLYEQASKLTQESSIRVTGTVTANERQAGGFELAVTGLEVVHRSENYPITPKPHGIEFLMRHRHLHLRSRRQWSILKIRATLVDEIRSFFNRHGFTLIDTPIFSPAAGEGTQTLFTVDYFGEPVYLAQTGQLYVEAAAMAFGRVYCFGPTFRAEKSKTRRHLTEFWMVEPEIAYAELEDVMQVAEDFICSIVERVLRDHRADLEFLGRDVTSLEKIAKPFYRLTHAEVAELLRGPKVREFLEQDLAAKQARLAAVEHSLAEKETQLKGPAMKKHLHDALVAELHELRQESHDLAAEIENIPQHMHLAANFDPHEDLGGSDETIIARLHDRPVFVTHYPRGCKAFYMKVNDQDRTRVNNFDLLAPEGYGEIIGGSQREDDYDTLVERIKEQGMTTDEYEWYLDLRRYGTVPHGGFGLGVERTLAWLCGLEHIREAIPFARLMGKMYPEPRGHEESSDS from the coding sequence GTGCGGGGGACGATTGCCGATCTACATCGTCATCTGGGAGAGACGGTGACGCTCTCCGGATGGGTCTACAACACCCGCAGCTCGGGCAAGGTGGCCTTCGTCATCGTGCGCGACGGCAGCGGTCTGTGCCAATGTGTGGTGGCCAAGACGCCCGAAACGGAAACGCTGTACGAGCAGGCGTCGAAGCTCACGCAGGAATCGTCGATCCGCGTGACGGGCACGGTGACGGCCAACGAACGCCAGGCGGGTGGCTTCGAGCTGGCAGTCACCGGTCTCGAGGTGGTGCATCGCAGCGAGAATTATCCGATCACGCCGAAGCCGCACGGCATCGAGTTCCTGATGCGGCACCGGCACCTGCACCTGCGCTCACGCCGGCAATGGTCGATCTTGAAGATTCGGGCCACGCTCGTCGACGAGATTCGCAGCTTCTTCAATCGCCACGGCTTCACGCTGATCGACACGCCGATCTTTTCGCCCGCCGCGGGTGAAGGGACGCAGACGCTCTTTACGGTCGACTACTTCGGCGAGCCGGTCTATCTCGCGCAGACGGGGCAGCTTTATGTCGAGGCCGCGGCGATGGCGTTCGGTCGCGTTTACTGCTTCGGTCCGACGTTCCGCGCCGAGAAGAGCAAGACGCGCCGCCACTTGACTGAATTTTGGATGGTCGAGCCGGAGATCGCTTACGCCGAGCTCGAAGACGTGATGCAGGTGGCCGAGGATTTTATTTGTTCCATCGTCGAGCGCGTGCTGCGCGATCATCGGGCCGATCTCGAATTTTTGGGGCGCGACGTGACGTCGCTGGAGAAGATCGCGAAGCCGTTCTACCGCCTGACGCACGCCGAGGTAGCCGAACTGCTGCGCGGCCCGAAGGTGCGCGAGTTTCTCGAGCAGGATCTCGCCGCGAAGCAGGCCCGGCTCGCCGCGGTCGAGCATTCGCTGGCGGAGAAGGAAACGCAGCTCAAGGGGCCGGCCATGAAGAAGCATCTGCACGATGCGCTCGTCGCCGAGCTACACGAGCTGCGGCAGGAGTCGCACGATTTGGCCGCCGAGATCGAGAACATTCCGCAGCACATGCACCTGGCGGCGAACTTCGATCCGCACGAGGATCTCGGCGGCAGCGACGAGACGATCATCGCGCGACTGCACGATCGGCCCGTCTTCGTGACGCACTATCCGCGCGGCTGCAAGGCGTTCTACATGAAGGTGAACGACCAGGACCGCACGCGGGTGAACAACTTCGATCTGCTCGCGCCCGAGGGCTACGGCGAGATTATCGGCGGCAGCCAGCGCGAAGACGATTACGATACGCTCGTCGAGCGCATCAAGGAGCAGGGGATGACCACCGATGAGTACGAGTGGTATCTCGACCTGCGGCGGTATGGCACGGTGCCGCACGGCGGCTTTGGCCTGGGGGTCGAGCGCACGCTGGCGTGGCTCTGCGGGCTGGAGCACATTCGCGAGGCGATTCCCTTCGCCCGCCTGATGGGCAAGATGTATCCCGAGCCGCGCGGACATGAAGAATCGAGCGATTCGTAG
- a CDS encoding cellulase family glycosylhydrolase, with protein sequence MSWLFRKRHDGAHSNSSTWRNRVGEVARGIESLEDRLALSATYSTVNDWGSGLQGQIAITNDQAATINNWQVEFDYSRTISNLWDAKIVSHVGNHYVIASASYNNTLAVGKTITFGFIAGAGSDAPRNIMLNGVGSTPPTLPSITIGDVSVTEGNPSTSAVTGFFHTAGNQILDANNQSVRIAGVNWFGFETSNFAPHGLWTRGYQSMMDQMKQLGFNTIRLPYSNQLFDAGSTPNGIDFAKNPDLVGLNGLQIMDKIVGYAGQIGMRILLDHHRSAAGNSANESGLWYTSAYPESRWINDWTMLAARYAGNPTVIGADLHNEPHGPATWGTGGANDWRLAAERAGNAILAVNPNWLIVVEGVEQASSGNYWWGGNLSNAGSSPVRLNLPDRLVYSPHDYPASVYQQSWFSDPNYPHNLPEVWDRNWGYLFRQGIAPVLLGEFGSKLATASDQQWFDKMTAYLGGDLDGNGTHDLAPGQQGISWTYWSWNPNSGDTGGILTDDWNSVHQNKVAKLQPIEFPFGTGNSTTTAVFTVGLSQASSQPVTVQFATAAGTATAGNDFTPITGTITFAPGQTLRTIAVPIVRDLVAEPTETFSLVLSNASGATLARTSAIATIVDDDSVVPPTPSVSIGNVSITEGDSGTKTMTFMVTLSQATGSPVTVRYATADGTAIAGSDYNAASGTLTFAPGETAKSIDIAVRGDTLAEATETFRVVLSNPAGATIAAGAGTGTIIDNDPPPTSNAVTFTNRDDWGAGFVMDVKVKNVTTTTTNRWRVEFDLAADITNIWNAVIVSRVGTRYVIEMAPWNARIAPGAEITFGFQAAGAGRHPTNLVLTTS encoded by the coding sequence ATGAGTTGGCTGTTTCGCAAGCGGCACGACGGCGCCCATTCGAATTCCTCGACGTGGCGAAACCGTGTGGGCGAAGTGGCCCGCGGCATCGAATCGCTCGAAGACCGGCTCGCCCTTTCGGCGACCTATTCGACCGTCAACGATTGGGGGAGCGGACTGCAGGGGCAGATCGCCATCACCAACGACCAGGCCGCCACGATCAACAACTGGCAGGTCGAGTTCGATTACAGCCGCACGATTTCCAACCTGTGGGACGCGAAGATCGTCAGCCACGTCGGCAATCACTATGTGATCGCCAGCGCCAGCTACAACAACACCCTGGCCGTCGGTAAGACGATTACCTTCGGCTTCATCGCCGGCGCGGGAAGCGATGCTCCCCGCAACATTATGCTCAACGGCGTGGGCAGCACCCCACCCACGTTGCCCAGCATCACGATCGGCGACGTCAGCGTGACCGAGGGAAATCCATCCACGTCGGCCGTCACGGGGTTCTTCCATACCGCGGGCAATCAGATTCTCGACGCCAACAATCAAAGCGTGCGCATCGCGGGGGTGAACTGGTTTGGATTCGAGACAAGCAATTTCGCGCCGCATGGTCTTTGGACGCGCGGTTATCAATCGATGATGGATCAGATGAAGCAACTCGGCTTCAACACGATCCGCCTGCCTTATTCGAATCAGTTGTTCGACGCGGGGAGTACGCCCAACGGTATCGACTTCGCGAAGAATCCGGATCTCGTGGGCCTGAATGGCCTGCAGATCATGGACAAGATCGTGGGCTATGCCGGGCAGATCGGAATGCGTATTTTGCTCGACCATCACCGCTCGGCCGCCGGCAACAGCGCGAACGAGTCGGGCCTGTGGTATACGTCGGCCTATCCCGAGAGTCGCTGGATCAACGACTGGACGATGCTCGCCGCGCGCTACGCCGGCAACCCCACGGTGATCGGCGCCGATCTGCACAACGAACCGCACGGTCCGGCCACGTGGGGCACCGGCGGCGCGAACGACTGGCGATTGGCGGCCGAACGGGCCGGCAACGCGATCCTGGCGGTGAATCCTAACTGGCTGATCGTGGTGGAGGGGGTCGAGCAGGCCTCGTCGGGCAATTACTGGTGGGGAGGAAATCTGTCGAACGCGGGGAGCAGTCCCGTGCGCCTCAACTTGCCCGACCGGCTCGTCTATTCGCCGCACGACTACCCGGCGTCGGTCTACCAGCAATCCTGGTTCAGCGATCCCAACTATCCTCACAACCTGCCCGAGGTTTGGGATCGCAACTGGGGCTACCTGTTCCGCCAGGGAATCGCGCCGGTGCTGTTGGGCGAGTTCGGTAGCAAGCTCGCCACCGCCAGCGATCAGCAGTGGTTCGACAAGATGACGGCCTATCTCGGCGGGGACCTCGACGGCAACGGCACGCACGATCTGGCGCCCGGGCAACAAGGCATCAGTTGGACTTACTGGTCCTGGAACCCGAACAGCGGCGACACCGGCGGCATCCTGACCGACGACTGGAACAGCGTCCATCAAAACAAAGTGGCCAAGCTACAGCCGATCGAATTCCCCTTCGGCACGGGCAACAGCACGACGACGGCCGTCTTCACCGTAGGGCTGTCGCAGGCGAGTAGCCAACCTGTCACCGTGCAATTCGCGACCGCTGCCGGCACGGCGACGGCGGGAAATGACTTTACACCGATAACGGGAACGATCACCTTTGCTCCCGGCCAGACATTGCGAACCATCGCCGTGCCGATCGTGCGCGATCTCGTGGCCGAACCGACCGAGACGTTCTCGCTAGTGCTGAGCAATGCGAGCGGCGCCACCCTGGCACGCACGAGCGCGATTGCCACGATTGTCGACGACGATAGCGTCGTGCCGCCGACGCCGAGTGTCTCGATCGGCAACGTCTCGATCACCGAAGGAGACAGCGGCACGAAGACCATGACCTTCATGGTCACGCTGTCGCAGGCAACGGGGAGTCCCGTAACGGTGCGCTATGCGACCGCCGACGGGACGGCCATCGCTGGCTCCGACTACAATGCCGCCAGCGGTACCCTGACATTCGCCCCCGGCGAGACCGCCAAATCGATCGACATCGCGGTACGCGGCGACACGCTCGCCGAGGCGACCGAAACGTTCCGCGTTGTCCTGAGCAATCCCGCGGGCGCGACGATCGCCGCCGGAGCCGGCACGGGCACGATCATCGACAACGATCCACCACCCACGTCGAACGCCGTCACGTTCACGAATCGCGATGATTGGGGGGCGGGATTCGTCATGGACGTCAAGGTGAAGAACGTTACCACGACCACGACCAACCGCTGGCGGGTCGAGTTCGATCTGGCTGCCGACATCACGAACATCTGGAACGCCGTCATCGTCAGCCGCGTGGGGACGCGGTACGTCATCGAGATGGCCCCCTGGAATGCGCGGATCGCGCCGGGCGCCGAGATCACCTTCGGCTTCCAGGCCGCCGGCGCTGGACGCCATCCCACCAATCTGGTTCTGACGACTTCATAA